A single region of the Pseudomonas granadensis genome encodes:
- a CDS encoding ABC transporter ATP-binding protein: MTQALIELSDLGFNWPGHPPLLDIPAFRLEAGETLFLKGPSGSGKTTLLGLLGGVQKPGRGSIRLLGQELTELSAGARDTFRVDHTGYIFQQFNLLPFLSVRENVELPCHFSKLRAQRAKQRHGSVDQAAATLLAHLGLKDESLLSRRADSLSIGQQQRVAAARALIGQPELVIADEPTSALDYDARENFIRLLFAECREAGSSLLFVSHDQSLAPLFDRHLSLAELNRAATSAEV, from the coding sequence ATGACCCAAGCACTCATCGAACTGTCCGACCTGGGCTTCAACTGGCCCGGTCACCCACCGTTGCTGGACATTCCGGCGTTTCGCCTGGAAGCCGGCGAAACCCTGTTTCTCAAAGGCCCGAGCGGCAGCGGCAAGACCACCCTGCTCGGCTTACTCGGCGGCGTGCAGAAGCCGGGCCGTGGCAGCATTCGCCTGCTCGGCCAGGAGCTGACCGAGCTCTCCGCCGGTGCCCGCGACACCTTTCGTGTCGACCACACCGGCTACATTTTCCAGCAGTTCAACCTGCTGCCGTTTCTCTCGGTGCGCGAGAACGTTGAACTGCCCTGCCACTTTTCGAAACTGCGCGCCCAGCGAGCGAAACAGCGCCACGGCAGCGTCGATCAGGCCGCCGCGACCCTGCTCGCTCACTTGGGGTTGAAGGATGAAAGCCTCCTCAGCCGTCGCGCCGATTCATTGTCGATCGGCCAACAACAACGGGTCGCCGCTGCGCGTGCACTGATCGGCCAGCCGGAGCTGGTGATCGCTGACGAGCCGACTTCGGCGCTGGATTACGACGCCCGGGAAAATTTCATTCGTCTGCTGTTCGCCGAATGCCGCGAAGCCGGTTCCAGCTTGCTGTTCGTCAGCCACGACCAGAGCCTGGCGCCGCTGTTCGATCGTCACCTGTCCCTGGCCGAACTCAATCGCGCCGCCACGTCTGCCGAGGTCTGA
- a CDS encoding DUF2796 domain-containing protein, translated as MRRLLLALPFALLPLAVAYAADEHDHDHDHDHEHGSLGAHEHGVGRLNAALDGQTLELELESPAMNLVGFEHAATSDADKAKVAAARAQLEKPLALFSLPAAAGCKVASQELESPLFGDKPDADDHDEDEADKDGHEHHHEHSEIHAHYQFTCTTPGALKTLDLTNLFKTFPATQKIQVQLISASGQQGTEVTAKAASLKF; from the coding sequence ATGCGTCGTTTGTTGCTCGCTTTGCCATTTGCCCTGTTGCCGCTGGCCGTTGCCTACGCCGCTGACGAGCATGACCACGATCATGATCATGATCATGAGCACGGCAGCCTCGGCGCCCATGAGCACGGCGTGGGTCGACTCAATGCCGCGCTCGATGGCCAGACTCTGGAGCTTGAGCTGGAAAGCCCGGCGATGAACCTGGTGGGTTTCGAGCATGCGGCCACTTCGGACGCTGACAAGGCCAAGGTCGCTGCCGCTCGTGCGCAGCTGGAAAAACCGTTGGCGCTGTTCAGTCTGCCTGCGGCGGCCGGTTGCAAGGTGGCCAGTCAGGAACTGGAAAGTCCGCTGTTCGGCGACAAGCCGGATGCCGACGATCATGACGAAGATGAAGCGGACAAGGACGGCCACGAGCATCACCACGAGCACAGCGAAATCCATGCGCACTATCAGTTCACCTGCACTACGCCTGGTGCGCTGAAGACGCTGGATCTGACGAATCTGTTCAAGACCTTCCCGGCCACACAAAAGATTCAGGTACAACTGATCAGCGCCAGCGGCCAGCAAGGTACGGAAGTGACGGCCAAGGCGGCGTCGCTGAAGTTCTGA